One stretch of Thermanaerosceptrum fracticalcis DNA includes these proteins:
- a CDS encoding JAB domain-containing protein — MSQLSQLPKIVKYKIQLVRESEFPYTLSEVQYKNLSPRDAYELIEKTLRLSLEPKENFGILTLDIKVRAIGLHIISIGSIGSSVVSPRDVFAAAILNNAAAIILFHNHPSGDPTPSSEDIKVTRSLCDAGKIMGIQVLDHIIIGENRYESLKQSGYF; from the coding sequence ATGTCACAATTATCACAATTACCAAAAATTGTAAAATACAAAATACAATTAGTTAGAGAATCAGAGTTTCCGTACACTCTTTCCGAAGTACAATACAAAAATTTGTCGCCTCGGGATGCATACGAGTTGATAGAAAAAACGCTTAGGCTGTCCCTAGAGCCAAAAGAGAATTTTGGCATACTAACCCTGGACATCAAGGTAAGAGCGATTGGATTACACATCATAAGCATTGGCAGTATAGGTTCAAGCGTCGTCAGTCCCAGAGATGTCTTTGCTGCAGCTATTCTGAACAACGCCGCAGCAATAATACTATTCCACAATCATCCTTCGGGAGACCCCACTCCCAGTTCGGAGGACATAAAAGTAACAAGGAGTCTCTGTGACGCCGGAAAAATAATGGGCATCCAAGTATTGGATCACATTATAATCGGCGAAAACAGATACGAAAGCCTAAAGCAAAGCGGATACTTTTAA
- a CDS encoding LNS2 domain-containing protein, protein MQKLFFVDVCNTLANIIEQLNIRGYRTDIYPCPAPPETYTEELFRSARPIWPVIDWVKELPEQGYSLVYLTARPSRFRAVTQEWLDEYGLPKAPLLHTNGRSKGEVAKIFSLNPKVQIAGALEDSPQEIRGYIQAVPGIRLYVPEWEYNAHLSGDGINFLALRQRTA, encoded by the coding sequence ATGCAAAAACTGTTTTTCGTAGACGTTTGCAACACCCTGGCAAACATCATAGAACAGCTTAACATCAGGGGCTACCGGACAGACATCTATCCCTGTCCGGCCCCTCCCGAAACATATACGGAAGAGCTTTTTAGATCCGCCAGACCTATCTGGCCGGTGATAGACTGGGTGAAAGAGTTGCCGGAGCAGGGGTATTCTCTTGTATATCTCACCGCCCGTCCTTCAAGATTTCGGGCAGTAACTCAAGAATGGCTGGATGAATACGGGCTGCCCAAAGCTCCACTTTTGCACACTAACGGTCGTTCAAAAGGAGAAGTTGCAAAAATCTTTTCTCTGAACCCGAAGGTTCAAATAGCCGGAGCATTGGAAGATAGCCCGCAGGAGATCAGGGGTTACATACAGGCTGTGCCGGGAATCAGGTTGTATGTTCCGGAATGGGAATACAACGCCCATTTATCCGGCGATGGCATAAACTTCCTGGCGTTAAGGCAACGGACGGCCTGA